The sequence below is a genomic window from Acidobacteriota bacterium.
GGGTGGGCGGCGCCGCGGCGACCTCGCGGGTCCGGTCCGACGACTTGGCCGGGGCCTGTTCTTCGGCCGGAGTCTCGTAAGGGGTTGGTCCGCCCCCCTCGTCGCGGGCCTCTCCTTTGCGGTGCACCTCAGCGAGGTCCGGCGAAATTTCGAGTCCCGTCACTCCCGCCGGACGAGGGGGAGGGGGAGGAAGGAGGTTGTCTCCCTCACGGCTTTCCTTGCGACCGGGGCTCGTTTCCGGCTCGGGGGAGGGGCTCCGCTGGTCCATGGGCGCGGCGGTCTGGCTCCTCTCCACGGCGGGCTGGGGCGCCATGACCGTGGGCCGGCGAAGACCCTCGTCCGAAGTGAAGGAGGAGCGGAAGGAGCGGACGAGGGTGACCCCCCCCAGGAGCGCGAGCAGGAGAACGGCGGCCATCGGAGCCGCCCAGGCCGCGCGGCGCCAGAGTCGTCCGGCGGCGGGCCGCGCTGAAGCGGAGAGGATCCTGCCGTGGAGATCCCCGGGAGGCTCGACGTCCCGGAAGGCGGCCAGGCCCCTGCGGGCGGCCTCCTCCCGATCCGCCGCCAGGGCGCAGGCGGGGCAGGCGGACCGGTGGGCCTCGGCCTCCTCGGTGAAGGGGAGGTCCCCGTCCAGGAGGTCGAGGAACTCTTCGCACGTCATGGCCAAACGCCCTCCAAGGTCTCGCGAAGGGCGCGTCGCGCCCTTGCCAGACGGGATTTCACGGTCCCCTCCGGAACCCCCAGAAGGGAGGAGAGCTCGCCGTAGTCGAGCTGTTCAACCTCCCTGAGGACGAGGATCTCCCGGTGTTCGGCGGAGATCTTCGATAGGGCCGCCTGAAGAGCCGCGTAGAGTTCGCCTCCCAAGACCCGCTCCGCGGGGTCGGGGGACGGGTCCTTGACGATCCGCAGGGGCCGCCCTTCGGCCTCATCGCCCGTCCGGTCGAGGCTCTCGGCGGGGCTTCTCCTTGCCGCGGCCGACCCGCGGGTTCTGCAGACGTTGAGGGCGATTCCGTACAGCCACGTCCGAAAAGCCGCCTCCCCCCGAAAGGAGCGAAGTCCCCTGAACGTCCGAATGAAGATTTCCTGGGTCGCATCCATGGCGTCCTCGGGGTGGCGGAGCATGCGGAGCGCGAGGCGGTACACCGTTCTCTCATGCCGCCGGACCAGGGACTCGAAGGCGGCTTCCTCGCCGGCCTGAAAACGGGCCACGTCGCATTCGTCCTCGCTTGCCCCGCAGGCCGCGCCCGCCAGGGAGGAATCCAATCCGTCCATGGGAAGAGGATAAACCCATTCGATGGACACGCGCACCCTCCAGGAGGATGAGACCCCGGAGGTGGAGATTGGTTCCCCGTCACGGGGAGTTCTTTCCGGGCGGGGTAAACGTCCAGGCTCGGAGGCAAACGGGAGGGAAGGTCAGGTGAGGGCCATGGACACCCCGGGGCGCAGGGCGGTCACAGGGCGCACGCCCAGTCCGTCCAGGTGCCGGGCCAGAGCCGCCTGGGCCGATGGCTCGCCGTGGACCAGAAAGACTCCCTTCAGGCGGCTCAAGTCCTGGGCCAGAACCCATTCTCCGATTTCGCGATAGTCGGCGTGGGCGGAAAAGGCGTTGAGGATCTTCACGCGGGCGCGGACGGGATGGCGCTCTCCGAAGATCCTGACCTCCGGTTTCTTGTCGGCGAGCGCCCTTCCCAGTGTGTTCTGCGCCATGAATCCGACGATGAGCACAGTGTTCCTGGGGTCCGACAGGCCGTGAAGGAGGTGGTGGAGGATGCGCCCCGCCTCGCACATGCCGGAGGTGGCGATAATGACGCACGGGCCCTTGCGGGAGTTGAGCGCCTTCGAGGCTTCCGCGTCGGCGATGTACTGCAAGGCGCTGAAGGAAAAGGGGCTCTCGTTTCGGTTCAGGAACTCGTCCACGGTCTCCCGGTCGTAGCACTCCGGATGGGCGCGGAAGATGGCCGTGGCGGAGACGGCCATGGGGCTGTCCACGAAGACCGGAACGGGCGGGATGCGCCCGGCGTCGTGGAGCCTGTGAAGGCAGTAAATGAGCTCCTGCGTGCGCTCCACGGCGAAGGCCGGAATCAGCACCCGCCCGCCGGCCTCCACCGTGTTCCGGACCACCTGGGCCAGCTCCTCCTCGGCGAACGCGATCTCGTCGTGGAGGCGGTCGCCGTAGGTACTCTCGCACACGAGGTAGTCGAGAGGGGGAAGGCCCTCCGGGTCCCGCAGAATGGGCAGGCCCTTTCGCCCCAGGTCACCCGTGAAGCCCACCGAAAGGCTCTTTCCGTCCGAATGAACCTCCAGGTGAACCAGAGAGGAGCCCAGGATGTGGCCGGCGTCGTACAGTGTGGCCATGATTCCGGGCGCGAGGGGGTAGGGTCGATGGTGCGCCACGGTCACGTACTGTCTGAGGGCGGCCTTTACATCCTCCTCGTCGTACAGGGGGGGGAAAACCCTGCGCCACGGCTGGGGATTCCGGCTCTGCTGCTTGTCCAGGAATCGAGCGTCGTAGGCCTGAATGCGCGCCGAGTCCATCAGGACCAGGCTCGCGATGTCCCGGGTGGCGGGCGTCGAGAGAATGTCCCCCGAGAAGCCCTCCTTCACGAGCAGTGGATACGTCCCGCAGTGGTCGAGATGCCCGTGGGTGTTGACGGACGCGGCCAGGGAGGAGGGCCGGAAAGGAAACCGGCGGTTCTTCTCGTACGCCTCTTCCCGTCTGCCCTGAAAGAGCCCGCAGTCCACGAGCACCCTGACTTGCTCCGTTTCCAGGACGTGGCGGCTGCCGGTGACCTCTTCCGCGGCTCCGTACGACGTGAGCGTGACCATGGTGCCTCCCCGGCCAGGGTAGACCACGGGGGCCTGGCGTTCAAACCGGGGGCTCCGGAAGGCCCCCCGGCCGGGGGAAAAGGGCTCCTGGACGGGGCCGGTGGTACCATGGGGCCAAGGGGGTAGGGAAATGCGCCATCTCAAGAGCGGCATCGCCTTCGCCTGGGTCCTTCTCCTCTTCGGCGCTCTGGCCGGATTGGAGACCCGCGAGAGGCCCGCGCGGCTTCGCATCTTGCATTTCAACGACTTCCACGGGCAGGTGGAACCGGTCGTCTCCAGAACGGGAGAGGAGTCCGGGGGACTCGCGCGGCTCATCGGTCTGGCGGACGCCCGCCGCGAGGCGGCCCGGGCGGAGGGGGTCGAAACCCGCCTGGTGTGCGCCGGCGACCTCTTCACGGGAACGGCCTTCTCGACGCTCTTCCAGGGGGATCCCGAATTCCAGGTTCTGCAGAAGGCGGGGCTGTCCGCCCTCACCTCCGGGAACCACGAGTGGGACTTCGGGGTGGGCACGCTGATGCGGCGCATCACCGGCTCGGGCATCCCCCTGCTCCTGTGCAATGTTTCCGCGGCCGAACCCTCCCACACCTTCTGGAAACCGTGGATGGTGGCCCGGGTGGGAGGGTTCGCCGTGGGTTTCACCGGAGTGACGACGCCCGAGACGCCGACGACGACGGCCCCCGGCAACACGGAGGGATTCGCGTTTTCGGACCCCGTTCCGGCCCTCTCGGCTCTCTGTGGTGAGAATCCCGGGCATTGGGATTTCCTGGTGGTTCTCTCTCACTGCGGGTTCGAGCAGGACAAGCGGATCGCCAAGGAGGTCAAAGGCGTGGGCCTGATCGTGGGGGGACACGACCACAAGGTCCTCGAGACCCCTCACGTGGAAAACGGGGTGCCCATCGTGCAGGCGGGGGACCGGGGACGGTTCCTCGGAGAGGTGGAAATCACCCTCTCGGGCGCGTCCGCGCCCGCCGTCACCGGCCGCCTTCTTCCGGTGACTTCCTCCACGGGGGAGAGCGGGGAGGCGGCGGCCCTCCTCCGGCCGTATCTCGAGAAGGAGGAGGCGGCCCTTGGGGCCGTCATCGGACGCCTGCCGGAGGCGCTCTCCGGGGACCGGGTCCTCCTGCGCACAGGGGAGGCGCCCCTCGGG
It includes:
- a CDS encoding sigma-70 family RNA polymerase sigma factor translates to MSIEWVYPLPMDGLDSSLAGAACGASEDECDVARFQAGEEAAFESLVRRHERTVYRLALRMLRHPEDAMDATQEIFIRTFRGLRSFRGEAAFRTWLYGIALNVCRTRGSAAARRSPAESLDRTGDEAEGRPLRIVKDPSPDPAERVLGGELYAALQAALSKISAEHREILVLREVEQLDYGELSSLLGVPEGTVKSRLARARRALRETLEGVWP
- a CDS encoding MBL fold metallo-hydrolase, whose amino-acid sequence is MVTLTSYGAAEEVTGSRHVLETEQVRVLVDCGLFQGRREEAYEKNRRFPFRPSSLAASVNTHGHLDHCGTYPLLVKEGFSGDILSTPATRDIASLVLMDSARIQAYDARFLDKQQSRNPQPWRRVFPPLYDEEDVKAALRQYVTVAHHRPYPLAPGIMATLYDAGHILGSSLVHLEVHSDGKSLSVGFTGDLGRKGLPILRDPEGLPPLDYLVCESTYGDRLHDEIAFAEEELAQVVRNTVEAGGRVLIPAFAVERTQELIYCLHRLHDAGRIPPVPVFVDSPMAVSATAIFRAHPECYDRETVDEFLNRNESPFSFSALQYIADAEASKALNSRKGPCVIIATSGMCEAGRILHHLLHGLSDPRNTVLIVGFMAQNTLGRALADKKPEVRIFGERHPVRARVKILNAFSAHADYREIGEWVLAQDLSRLKGVFLVHGEPSAQAALARHLDGLGVRPVTALRPGVSMALT
- a CDS encoding bifunctional UDP-sugar hydrolase/5'-nucleotidase is translated as MRHLKSGIAFAWVLLLFGALAGLETRERPARLRILHFNDFHGQVEPVVSRTGEESGGLARLIGLADARREAARAEGVETRLVCAGDLFTGTAFSTLFQGDPEFQVLQKAGLSALTSGNHEWDFGVGTLMRRITGSGIPLLLCNVSAAEPSHTFWKPWMVARVGGFAVGFTGVTTPETPTTTAPGNTEGFAFSDPVPALSALCGENPGHWDFLVVLSHCGFEQDKRIAKEVKGVGLIVGGHDHKVLETPHVENGVPIVQAGDRGRFLGEVEITLSGASAPAVTGRLLPVTSSTGESGEAAALLRPYLEKEEAALGAVIGRLPEALSGDRVLLRTGEAPLGDFVADAMKEASKAEAAFINGGALRAGLPAGGVTGRDLYACLPFFDSLTTVLLTGEQIQALLDRCASMPREDPPGGFLQVSGIEAVYEKGGARSIRIGGAPLDPARAYRVACTQFLLSGGDGLAEFKSGLDARDYGVSLQEILRRELARPDLRIPKAGGRIVRAGD